The genome window TAACAGGATTCCATTGTGGATAAAGCAGTTTTAACAGTGGATTTGAAAGTGGGTTTTATATTTCTTGATATACGTATACATTGTACACGTGTGCTGGACTAACGCCGATGTCAATGTTCCCGGGTACGCAAAGCCAATGTCCGAGGGCGACCCCAGGTCATTCAATGAGTTGACTATACGTCCACTACATGTAGGTTAGTGACATTAATTTAACCGTATCTGTTCTCCAGTGTCCGGTAGAGGTGATAAACCTATAGAGGGTATACGGCCTAGCGTGACCTGTCATTCCATTGATTGGAGAGTAATCAGATGTAACGACTAGATATTCCTTCCGTGGGATACACATGTCACAATTAACACTGACTTTATCGATCGACAGTCCCTAACCGACTCTCCTGTTTTTCCTGAATTGTTTTGGCCTAGTATTGGGAAAGTCACGTGGTTCCAAGTTAACCTTGGTCTATGTGTTTATCGATATTCCCTCAAGAGTATAACGTCATTTTTCTGTAAATTGTGCTAGATTATCAAGTCTATGGATCACGGGATTTCATTTTCACCATTTTAGTGTAAATTGCAGTTGGAGCCAGTACATTAGAACAATAGCACGTGCATGTAAATAACGTCACTATGACATCCTTTACAGGACTAGGGTGCATGTCCGGGTCCTCCCTGGACGGACTTGACTTATGTCATGTCGAGTTTACGGGTGACATAGAAACTGATATTTGGGGGTACCACATTTTGGAGGCAACCACAATTAAATACAGCCCGGAACTTACCGAACGTCTCCGAAACGCTGCCAAACTTTCCGGAGAGGAACTCATCAAACTACATATGGAATATGGACATTATGTCGGGCGTACCATTAAAGAGTTTTTGGAAAACAAACAAGTGGATTTCGTAGCATCCCATGGTCATACGGTATTCCATCAACCCCATCTCGGGTACACCTTCCAGCTTGGAGATGGGGAGACAACCGCCTCTTACCTCAACAGTCCTTTCGTTTGTAACTTTCGCAACAAGGACGTTGCACTTGGAGGCCAGGGTGCGCCATTAGTCCCTAATGGAGAGAAATTTCTGTTCAGTGCTAACGATATATGTATAAACCTCGGTGGTATCGCCAATATAGGCCTGAGGGGTCAAGGAGGGTACGATATTTGTCCATGTAACTCGGTTCTTAACAGACTGGCCAAAGAAATGGACCCGTCCCTAGACCAGGATACTGATGGTACCATTGCCGCCAAAGGTTCCGTCATTCCGGAGGTACTGGACCGTTTGGAGGCCCTACCGTTCTACAGTAAAGAACCGCCAAAATCACTAGGAGCGGAGTGGATAGAGAAACACGTAGACCCCATTCTAAACGTACGTATGGTAATCTTGTTGTAAATGTAAACACCTGTAAAGCAAATAGCATGAAAGCTTTTGATGATTAGTTGTtgatatttctataattttATCGACCAGGCCATGTAAAGACGTGGTAAGGTTTGTTTGGTGGGTGAAAACCAGAGCACAATTTTATATGTACTTGGAAAAAAATTAACCGACCCACGATCAGCACCTTACAACTGCCACTTACAGCGATACCgcttattatttagcaaaacttCAAACGGTAAATAGTTTGGATCCCTTTGTTCTCCCACACATCTCGGCGACGACCAGTTTGCAAAGCGTTTCGGATTGGCCGATTAGTCAGGGAACAGTATCGGCGTGAGAGTGATGTAATACGTGGGTTTCGAACTCACGGAGAATGTTAAGGGTACTAGGTGTGGATTCCGGTTTGTAGCGGGTTTTTTTCAATAACGACTGTGTTTTAAAGTAGTTACATCCGTAATATGGTTTACACATCATATAAGACCTTTTGTTGAAGGCTCTTGTCATGTGTTTCTGTGGTATAAAACAAGAATGTCTAGACGCCATCCCTTTGTCCGTATGTTATATTTTTGATCAGTTATAATAGCCTTAAGTATAAGATCTTTATAGTTTTGCATGTTAAACTGTACCTTTGTTATCTATTGCAGAATTAGGAACATGTTTCGTAGTTTGCTAAATGAACTCCTGGTATTCATTTATCTTCTGCTTTCACACTCAAACATTCACGATAAACAGATATGATCGAGTAAATTCTACATATGAAGTTTGTTTGTCTGCGTGTTAGCCAAAGCCTTTTAGGGACGTGTCAGATAAAGATGGAGGAAAatcggagtacccggagaaaagcTACCATCATACGTTCAGTAACTTTTGGACTCGCTGCCaagagggctagtggtatacATTCCATGTGTCGGGACACTTTATAAAGCTTGTTCCCTACTCCCTATCTCTGCAGAGACCGCGTGTAATGAAAGTATCGAACTACAGCTCCCCACCTCTTGACCGTGATTTAGAATAGAAATTAACATAGAAAAGTATCTAGGTATCGACCGTTTCTCCCTGGTACGTTTTAAACGTGTAACAGTGCGGTTATAGGGTTAAATGTGGTACATAGTTTTGGGGTCAGCTTTATGTTTAGATGTCATTTCATTGTGTACaaagctgaaaatatttgacatgACATGCTGTTTTGTGTGGCTGTGAATTTTGTTTACACAAATCAACATCCGGCAATGATAGTAAATCTCTTTGTATTGGTGTTATAATAGATCCTCGTAAGCCGGAAGTAAGACATCAGTATTTTATTTAAACGTCTAATCACCTTTCTGGAATATAGCTTTTATGGAGCCCTATAAGAATCTTTGACATTAAAAGCGGTCATGGGcatcataatatataatatgggtCAAAAGTAATATCAATGAGTTACAAATGTACGCGGGatctttataaaatgtatatataaattatacacaaaCGTATTTCTGTAGGATacgtagtccgctaaacctgcctatattattaggctttttaatttattttttttgcctaatatataataggcaaaaaaaaaaaaaaaaaagcctaataatataggcaggtttagcggactataggATACGGTCACTtcaaaatacatacattgtaaataagGGAGAAGGAAGTAACCCAAACCACGTGTACAGGCAAACTAGATTGTCGAATTGTCAAGTCTGTCCCATAATCAGGACACGCATGATAAAACAAACACGGTCACATGATAGAAAAAgaatgtacaatatatttataatctatTGTACTTTTTTCGTTAGAATAAATCGAGTGAATTGACCCATGGTCTGTGGTATGACTCTAGCAATTGGCTGTATAGTCGGTGTTACACACACAGGCCtttcattttaagaaaaatattatataaaatatcttggtgggaaaaaaacctgaccaatcacgTGCCAGCAGAAACTTcaattgaagattacagagcAACGTCTAACTTCAAAGCCAAACAATCAATCACATTGTACCGTTGTTCGATTCTTTTGACGTACATCGAAATATCAAATGCACGGTCTCATGTTCTGTCGCAGACAAAGTCATAAGTTTTTCTATGACTTGGTCTTGGTGTGGATATCATGGcagtaatagtaacccttggaTTATCGAGGGTGGTACcacacatctacatgtataacctgcagtggggccgcggtggccgacaCGTATTACCATTAGACCTATAATTTTAGGTTGCAAGTTCAGAACCCGCGCGTTGCCAGAACGTAACCAATAGTCGGTGGTTTTCCGCATGGTACCGCGTCTTACATAAAAGAGTTTCTGTTGTAGTGGAAAAGCTATCTCACTTCAGACTAAAGTTTCATAGTTAGATTGGGAAGGTGATATATTTTCCGCCCCAGCAGTAGCTACAATGTAGCTTTCATCCACCTTTAAACCTGTTATGTCcttaatacatgtagattatcgaatctggctgttaaaaggacgtaaaCATATAAACCTAAATGTGTAAACCTGCCCGCACTTAATAGCGAAATCTGCTTTGTTAAGGTTTGCTGTAGGAAACTACTTTTTAATTGAATTTCCCTGTACATTTGCACTTCCATGCATGTACGTGTAAATTGTTGGTCATTTTGTTGGCACACGTTGGAATTTAgatcgaatcccatgtggaatTGTTACCAGGTACTGGTCTCAAGATAGTCGTTTGCTTCGGGTACTTTGGTTTCCCTTGCACATTTGACGGAtagccagctgtcaatcaaaccgcacgtgatTTTGCATTTCGTATTGTGTATGTATGCTACGTTGTTAGCTCCGACATTGAACAGAAACACGTGCGTTTTCGAACACAATGCGTGGCTATTTTACACTTGGCGATCGGTTAATGACATTGGATGTAAATCCATTTGACTTAAATTACAAAGATGATCGTCTAGATATACTTTCTCaaatgtcgtaataacgactttttTTCACGTCATAACGACTTTTTTTCTCGTAataacaacttttttttctcgTAAATACGATTTTTTTCTCGTAATTACGACTTTATTTTCTCGTTAAACGACTTTTAAAACCattaataactttttttttcgtaataacgactttttTCTCGTAATTACGAGTTTTTTTTCTCGTAATGACGATTTTTACACTTTAAAACTCGTAATGACGacttttttttcgtagaaacgACTTTTTTCTCGTAAGTATGACTTTTTTTCTCGTAATATCGACTTTttt of Argopecten irradians isolate NY chromosome 7, Ai_NY, whole genome shotgun sequence contains these proteins:
- the LOC138327953 gene encoding anhydro-N-acetylmuramic acid kinase-like isoform X1, which encodes MTSFTGLGCMSGSSLDGLDLCHVEFTGDIETDIWGYHILEATTIKYSPELTERLRNAAKLSGEELIKLHMEYGHYVGRTIKEFLENKQVDFVASHGHTVFHQPHLGYTFQLGDGETTASYLNSPFVCNFRNKDVALGGQGAPLVPNGEKFLFSANDICINLGGIANIGLRGQGGYDICPCNSVLNRLAKEMDPSLDQDTDGTIAAKGSVIPEVLDRLEALPFYSKEPPKSLGAEWIEKHVDPILNQRLHPIQDLMRTFTEHVVRRLKDACVINASQLPADVVPILVTGGGAFNKFLMDLFRKALSGTKLEIEKVDDETICFKEALIFAFLGLRCILGEENVLSCITGSKCDSVSGSIHRPLSSDGVPAKFKQCYFEFKRLPAKNLCV
- the LOC138327953 gene encoding anhydro-N-acetylmuramic acid kinase-like isoform X2, giving the protein MTSFTGLGCMSGSSLDGLDLCHVEFTGDIETDIWGYHILEATTIKYSPELTERLRNAAKLSGEELIKLHMEYGHYVGRTIKEFLENKQVDFVASHGHTVFHQPHLGYTFQLGDGETTASYLNSPFVCNFRNKDVALGGQGAPLVPNGEKFLFSANDICINLGGIANIGLRGQGGYDICPCNSVLNRLAKEMDPSLDQDTDGTIAAKGSVIPEVLDRLEALPFYSKEPPKSLGAEWIEKHVDPILNQRLHPIQDLMRTFAEHVVRRLKDACVINASQLPADVVPILVTGGGAFNKFLMDLFRKALSGTKLEIEKVDDETICFKEALIFAFLGLRCILGEENVLSCITGSKCDSVSGSIHRPLSSDGVPAKFKQCYF